In Mariluticola halotolerans, one DNA window encodes the following:
- a CDS encoding NADPH-dependent FMN reductase — MTDKLKIVGISGSLREGSYNTSALQAAAELAPENVTLEIVTLHDVPLYNADVEAEGFPEEIVALQERLADADGVLFATPEYNYGIPGVLKNAIDWLSRPHGDAPLAGKPAAMIGATPSIVGTARAQAHLRDVMYYNAMPMLSSAEVLIFKAEEKFDAGGRLIDKDSRNFLGKLMRDFADWIVKTRQ, encoded by the coding sequence ATGACTGATAAACTGAAAATCGTTGGAATATCGGGAAGTCTGCGCGAAGGGTCGTATAATACCAGCGCCCTGCAGGCTGCCGCCGAACTCGCACCTGAAAATGTGACGCTCGAAATTGTAACCCTGCACGATGTGCCGCTTTACAATGCCGATGTGGAAGCTGAAGGCTTCCCTGAAGAGATTGTGGCATTGCAGGAGCGCCTCGCCGATGCAGATGGCGTGCTGTTTGCAACGCCGGAATATAATTACGGCATCCCCGGCGTCCTCAAAAACGCCATTGACTGGCTGTCTCGCCCGCATGGCGATGCGCCGTTGGCTGGCAAGCCCGCCGCCATGATCGGTGCTACCCCCAGCATTGTCGGCACAGCGCGGGCACAGGCGCATTTGCGTGATGTCATGTACTATAATGCCATGCCGATGCTCTCATCCGCTGAAGTGCTGATCTTTAAGGCCGAAGAGAAATTTGATGCCGGCGGGCGTTTGATTGACAAGGATTCGCGCAATTTCCTTGGCAAGCTGATGCGGGATTTTGCCGACTGGATCGTAAAGACCCGGCAATAG
- the sfsA gene encoding DNA/RNA nuclease SfsA, with the protein MILPQPMVRGTLIKRYKRFLADVAMENGEIVTVHCANPGAMTGLAMPGADVWLSRATNPNRKLKWSWELVGLESGLVGINTSYPNKIVGEALADGRIAELAGYAQHRAEVKYGENSRIDFLLSAPDRPDCYLEVKNVHLSRRAGLAEFPDSPTLRGAKHLRELTRMVEQGHRAANLYLVQRTDCTRFSLAPDVDPAYSAAFDAAREAGVEILCYSCTITPEKILLADALPIR; encoded by the coding sequence GTGATATTACCCCAACCGATGGTGCGCGGCACCCTTATCAAGCGCTATAAGCGATTTCTTGCCGATGTGGCGATGGAAAATGGCGAAATCGTCACCGTGCACTGCGCAAATCCGGGCGCGATGACCGGTCTGGCCATGCCCGGCGCCGATGTCTGGCTGTCGAGGGCCACCAATCCGAATCGCAAGCTGAAATGGAGCTGGGAACTTGTGGGGCTTGAAAGCGGGCTTGTGGGCATCAATACCAGCTATCCCAACAAGATCGTTGGTGAGGCGCTGGCTGACGGGCGCATTGCCGAACTTGCCGGTTATGCGCAGCATCGCGCCGAGGTGAAATATGGCGAGAACAGCCGGATTGATTTTCTGCTGAGCGCCCCCGACCGGCCTGATTGCTATCTTGAAGTCAAGAATGTGCATTTGTCGCGCCGGGCGGGACTTGCCGAATTTCCCGATTCCCCCACTTTGCGCGGCGCAAAACACCTTCGCGAGTTGACCCGCATGGTTGAACAGGGCCATCGCGCGGCCAATCTCTATTTGGTGCAACGCACTGACTGCACCCGATTTTCACTGGCACCGGATGTTGACCCGGCCTATAGCGCTGCTTTTGATGCGGCGCGGGAAGCGGGAGTGGAAATCCTGTGCTATAGTTGCACAATCACACCGGAAAAAATCCTGCTCGCCGACGCTCTTCCCATCAGATAG
- a CDS encoding DUF2474 family protein produces MSIPAWVKRLAWFVGIWAASITVLGVVAYGIRFWLKAG; encoded by the coding sequence TTGAGCATTCCAGCATGGGTTAAGCGGCTCGCCTGGTTCGTCGGCATCTGGGCCGCCAGCATTACGGTGCTCGGGGTAGTTGCCTATGGCATACGTTTTTGGCTTAAGGCTGGCTGA
- the cydB gene encoding cytochrome d ubiquinol oxidase subunit II, with translation MTGFPFDLTVIWAGIIVFAIVAYVVMDGFDLGIGILFPTLKPGPQRNVAMNTIAPIWDGNETWLVLGGGGLMAAFPLAYAVILPALYAPLIAMLLALVFRGVAFEFRWKDPGHRAAWDIAFFSGSLVATFAQGITLGALLQGITVSGRAYAGGWWDWLTPFTLLTGLSLVVGYALLGATWLILKTEGELQQKAYRQARLLGAGLVITIGVVSIATPFLEADYYTRWFAWPGILAAGIVPFLVALTTWQFFRSLALGRELAPFLLTLGLFALTLLGLAVSIWPYVIPGQVTIWEAAAPPQSQTFMLVGAVIMLPIILAYTSWAYWVFRGKTGEDGYH, from the coding sequence ATGACTGGTTTTCCGTTTGACCTGACTGTGATCTGGGCCGGCATCATTGTTTTTGCCATCGTTGCCTATGTGGTGATGGACGGCTTTGACCTTGGGATCGGCATTTTGTTCCCAACCCTCAAACCGGGCCCGCAGCGCAATGTGGCAATGAATACCATCGCCCCGATATGGGATGGGAATGAAACCTGGCTGGTGCTGGGTGGTGGCGGGCTGATGGCCGCCTTCCCCCTCGCCTATGCGGTTATTCTGCCGGCACTCTATGCGCCGCTGATTGCCATGTTGCTGGCTTTGGTGTTTCGCGGTGTGGCGTTTGAGTTCCGCTGGAAGGACCCCGGCCATCGCGCGGCATGGGATATTGCCTTTTTCAGTGGCTCGCTGGTGGCGACCTTTGCGCAAGGGATTACCCTTGGTGCCCTGTTGCAGGGCATCACCGTTTCCGGCCGTGCCTATGCTGGTGGCTGGTGGGACTGGCTGACGCCGTTCACCCTTTTGACCGGCTTAAGTCTGGTGGTGGGTTATGCCTTGCTGGGCGCAACCTGGCTGATTTTGAAAACCGAGGGCGAATTGCAGCAAAAGGCCTATCGGCAGGCGCGTTTGCTGGGTGCGGGGCTGGTCATCACCATTGGTGTGGTCAGCATTGCGACGCCGTTTCTGGAGGCCGATTATTATACGCGCTGGTTTGCCTGGCCGGGGATTCTGGCAGCCGGCATTGTGCCGTTTCTGGTGGCGCTCACCACATGGCAATTCTTCCGCAGTCTGGCCCTTGGGCGTGAACTGGCACCATTTCTTTTGACGCTGGGGCTGTTTGCGTTGACGCTTTTGGGACTGGCGGTGTCCATCTGGCCGTATGTCATTCCCGGGCAGGTGACGATCTGGGAGGCCGCAGCGCCGCCGCAAAGCCAGACATTCATGCTGGTTGGTGCGGTGATCATGCTGCCGATCATTCTCGCCTATACCAGCTGGGCCTATTGGGTGTTCCGGGGCAAAACCGGTGAGGACGGCTACCATTGA
- the gpt gene encoding xanthine phosphoribosyltransferase, whose protein sequence is MNPAHKSFPVTWDQFHRDSRALAWRLMGEGPFDAIVAITRGGLVPAAIVARELNVRVIDCVAVKSYDHQNQGGINVLKAVDPEIIAAAKAGKKVLIIDDLVDTGATARVVREMLPGARLATVYAKPKGLDMVDTFITEVSQDTWIYFPWDLDVTYVEPISGGTD, encoded by the coding sequence ATGAACCCGGCCCACAAGTCTTTCCCCGTCACCTGGGATCAGTTTCACCGCGATTCCCGGGCGCTTGCCTGGCGTTTGATGGGCGAGGGGCCGTTTGACGCGATTGTTGCCATCACACGCGGCGGCCTGGTGCCGGCCGCCATCGTCGCGCGCGAGCTTAATGTCCGGGTTATCGATTGTGTGGCCGTCAAAAGCTATGACCATCAGAACCAGGGTGGCATCAATGTGCTCAAGGCTGTTGATCCCGAAATCATTGCCGCCGCCAAGGCCGGCAAGAAAGTGCTGATCATCGACGATCTGGTGGATACCGGCGCAACGGCCCGTGTTGTCCGCGAAATGCTGCCCGGCGCACGGCTGGCCACCGTCTATGCCAAGCCCAAAGGGCTCGACATGGTCGATACATTTATCACCGAGGTCAGCCAGGATACGTGGATTTACTTCCCCTGGGATCTTGATGTGACCTATGTCGAGCCGATATCAGGCGGGACGGACTAG
- the radC gene encoding RadC family protein, whose amino-acid sequence MTEDPDNPAPFGGFAEDQQRAHYHGHRDRLRQRFIDGGGAALQDYELLELILFRLLPRRDTKPIAKAMLARFGSFSEALGAPTHLLEEIDGLGPTAVIDLKVIMTAAQRFARDQIPDRPMLSSWAELINYCRSQMAFETHEQFRILFLDKKNKLIADEVQQVGTVDHTPVYPREVIRRSLELSATALILVHNHPSGDTSPSPADVQMTRAIADVATPLGITVHDHIIIGRSGHSSMRALKLF is encoded by the coding sequence ATGACGGAAGACCCCGACAATCCCGCCCCTTTCGGCGGCTTTGCCGAAGACCAGCAGCGCGCCCATTATCATGGCCATCGCGACCGGCTGCGCCAGCGGTTCATCGATGGCGGCGGGGCCGCGCTGCAAGATTATGAATTGCTTGAACTGATCCTGTTCCGGCTTTTGCCCCGCCGGGACACAAAGCCGATTGCGAAAGCCATGCTGGCGCGGTTTGGCAGTTTTTCCGAAGCGCTGGGGGCGCCGACGCATCTGCTTGAGGAAATTGACGGGCTGGGGCCGACGGCGGTTATCGATTTGAAGGTGATCATGACCGCCGCCCAGCGGTTTGCCCGCGACCAGATACCGGACCGGCCGATGCTGTCATCCTGGGCGGAACTGATCAATTATTGCCGCAGCCAGATGGCGTTTGAAACGCATGAGCAATTCCGGATTCTGTTTCTGGACAAGAAGAACAAGCTGATTGCCGATGAGGTGCAGCAGGTGGGCACGGTGGATCATACACCGGTTTATCCGCGTGAGGTGATCCGGCGCAGCCTCGAACTCTCGGCCACGGCGCTGATCCTGGTGCATAATCATCCCTCGGGCGACACCAGCCCCTCACCCGCTGACGTGCAAATGACCCGGGCTATTGCCGATGTGGCGACGCCGCTGGGGATTACCGTGCACGATCACATTATTATCGGGCGTTCCGGCCACAGCTCCATGCGGGCGCTCAAGCTGTTCTAG
- a CDS encoding competence/damage-inducible protein A has protein sequence MSATPTSNPVTAGMLVIGDEILSGRTKDKNIGTVADFCTEMGIELREVRVVADETDDIVAAINALRTRYTHVFTTGGIGPTHDDITADAVAMAFEVALPINDEAREIIETRLRKVNVEINPSVLRMARIPEGATLIANPVSGAPGFRMGNVHVMAGVPKIMQAMLNEIAKTLTSGRKMLSRELPCGVGESTVSTGLGEIQTEYPAVKIGSYPQMVNPQRDPDVAPVYAYIALRSTNEALLDEATAKVKALIDRLHAEKGITLSEEPKP, from the coding sequence ATGAGCGCAACGCCGACATCAAATCCCGTCACCGCAGGCATGCTGGTTATTGGCGATGAAATTCTATCCGGACGCACCAAGGACAAGAATATCGGAACAGTCGCCGATTTTTGCACCGAGATGGGCATCGAGCTGCGCGAAGTGCGCGTGGTGGCAGACGAGACCGACGACATTGTCGCCGCGATCAACGCATTGCGCACCCGTTATACCCATGTCTTCACAACCGGCGGCATCGGCCCCACCCATGACGATATCACCGCCGATGCGGTGGCGATGGCCTTTGAAGTAGCGCTGCCCATCAATGACGAGGCGCGCGAAATCATCGAGACGCGGCTGCGCAAGGTCAATGTCGAGATCAACCCATCGGTTCTGCGCATGGCGCGTATCCCTGAAGGGGCCACGCTGATCGCCAATCCCGTCTCTGGTGCACCCGGTTTCCGCATGGGCAATGTCCATGTCATGGCCGGTGTGCCCAAGATCATGCAGGCCATGCTCAACGAGATCGCCAAAACGCTGACGTCAGGCCGCAAAATGTTGTCGCGTGAGCTGCCATGCGGCGTGGGCGAAAGCACCGTCAGCACAGGCCTGGGCGAAATCCAGACCGAATACCCAGCCGTCAAGATCGGCAGCTATCCGCAAATGGTCAATCCGCAGCGCGATCCGGATGTGGCACCAGTCTATGCCTATATCGCCTTGCGCAGCACCAATGAGGCGCTGCTCGATGAGGCAACGGCCAAGGTCAAGGCGCTGATCGACCGGCTGCATGCCGAAAAAGGAATTACATTGTCCGAGGAACCCAAACCATGA
- a CDS encoding cytochrome ubiquinol oxidase subunit I → MVDHELALLLARIQFAFTVSFHFLFPAFTIGLASFLMVLEGLWLATGRGVYMTLFKYWVKIFAVVFAMGVVSGIVMSYQFGTNWSVFSDKTGPIIGPLMAYEVLTAFFVEAGFLGVMLFGMKKVGRGLHFTATCAVAAGTLMSAFWILSANSWMQTPVGFAINDVGQFVPDASWFEIIFNPSFPYRLVHTVIAAFLTTSLIVGAVGAWHLLKNRNNAGAQVMFSMAMWMAAIVAPVQIFVGDMHGLNTLEHQPVKVMAMEGHYESHPDGAPLILFGLPNDKLDRVDFALEIPKLSSLILKHDLNAPLDGLDTVAKEDRPPVAIVFWAFRIMVGLGFLMLALGMFSLLARWRGKLYDWPLLHRFAIAMGPSGLVAVLAGWFTTEVGRQPFTVYGQLRTAESVSPLEVPAVATSLLVFVVVYFIVFGIGTLYIIRQMGKPPQMDESDPPAHPTRSAGITPAQAGLAHGGEEVSQ, encoded by the coding sequence ATGGTCGACCACGAATTAGCCCTGTTGCTGGCACGCATACAATTTGCCTTTACGGTCAGCTTCCATTTTCTGTTCCCCGCTTTCACCATTGGTCTGGCCAGTTTTCTGATGGTGCTGGAAGGGCTTTGGCTGGCCACCGGGCGCGGCGTTTACATGACGCTGTTCAAGTACTGGGTGAAGATATTCGCTGTGGTGTTTGCCATGGGCGTGGTCTCGGGCATTGTCATGTCCTATCAGTTCGGCACCAACTGGTCGGTGTTCTCGGACAAGACAGGACCGATTATCGGCCCGTTGATGGCCTATGAGGTTCTGACGGCCTTTTTCGTTGAAGCGGGTTTTCTCGGTGTCATGCTGTTCGGCATGAAAAAGGTGGGGCGCGGGCTGCATTTTACCGCCACTTGCGCGGTGGCGGCGGGCACGCTGATGTCGGCGTTCTGGATTTTGAGCGCCAATAGCTGGATGCAGACCCCGGTTGGCTTTGCCATCAATGATGTGGGGCAGTTCGTGCCCGATGCGTCGTGGTTTGAAATCATTTTCAACCCCAGCTTCCCCTATCGTCTTGTGCACACGGTGATCGCGGCTTTTCTGACCACCTCACTGATTGTGGGGGCGGTTGGGGCCTGGCATTTGCTGAAAAACCGCAATAATGCCGGGGCGCAGGTGATGTTTTCCATGGCGATGTGGATGGCGGCGATTGTGGCGCCGGTGCAGATTTTTGTCGGTGACATGCACGGCCTCAATACGCTGGAACATCAGCCGGTGAAAGTGATGGCCATGGAAGGGCATTATGAAAGCCACCCCGATGGTGCGCCGCTGATCCTGTTCGGGCTGCCCAATGACAAGCTGGACCGGGTGGATTTCGCGCTCGAGATTCCCAAATTGTCGTCGCTCATTCTCAAGCATGATCTCAATGCACCGCTGGACGGGCTGGATACTGTTGCCAAGGAGGACCGGCCGCCGGTGGCGATTGTGTTCTGGGCGTTCCGGATCATGGTGGGGCTTGGTTTTCTGATGCTCGCCCTGGGCATGTTCAGCCTGCTGGCGCGCTGGCGGGGCAAGCTTTACGACTGGCCCCTCCTGCACCGGTTTGCCATCGCCATGGGGCCATCCGGCCTCGTTGCGGTGCTGGCGGGGTGGTTCACGACCGAAGTCGGGCGGCAACCCTTCACCGTTTACGGCCAGTTGCGCACAGCGGAATCGGTCTCACCGCTGGAAGTGCCGGCGGTCGCCACCTCACTGCTGGTATTTGTGGTGGTCTATTTCATCGTTTTCGGGATTGGCACGCTCTACATCATCAGACAGATGGGCAAGCCACCGCAAATGGATGAGAGCGACCCACCGGCGCATCCGACCCGGTCAGCAGGCATTACCCCGGCACAGGCCGGACTGGCACATGGTGGCGAGGAGGTTTCGCAATGA
- a CDS encoding gluconokinase, with protein sequence MGARARLIVVMGVSGSGKSTIGSALGVALNVPFLDGDHYHAPEAVEKMRHGTPLTDDDRWPWFDRLAIAMKEAADQRGQSVTACSALKRSYRDYLTQAAGEPIVFLHLAGKKEIIARRQADRPGHYMPATLLDSQFEALETPAADENVITVSVADTVEAIVAEALAALAVEAKP encoded by the coding sequence ATGGGTGCAAGGGCACGACTGATCGTTGTCATGGGCGTTTCAGGCAGCGGGAAATCGACCATTGGCAGCGCCCTTGGCGTTGCGCTCAATGTGCCGTTTCTCGATGGCGACCATTATCACGCGCCAGAGGCCGTTGAAAAAATGCGCCATGGCACCCCGCTGACAGATGATGATCGCTGGCCATGGTTCGACCGCCTTGCCATCGCCATGAAAGAGGCCGCAGACCAGCGCGGTCAGTCAGTGACGGCCTGTTCGGCATTGAAACGCTCTTATCGGGATTACCTGACGCAGGCAGCTGGCGAGCCAATTGTGTTTTTGCATCTCGCGGGGAAAAAAGAAATTATTGCCCGCCGGCAGGCGGACAGGCCCGGCCACTACATGCCGGCAACCCTGCTCGACAGCCAGTTTGAAGCGCTTGAAACACCTGCGGCGGACGAGAATGTCATCACCGTCTCGGTGGCGGATACGGTTGAGGCGATTGTGGCAGAAGCGCTGGCGGCCCTGGCCGTTGAGGCCAAGCCCTGA
- the gndA gene encoding NADP-dependent phosphogluconate dehydrogenase: MSTADIGLIGLAVMGSNLALNIAEKGHTIAVTNRTASKIDDFIANAGDLADRIIGKADLVEFIQTIKRPRSIIIMVKAGQPVDDMIEQLLPHLDKGDAIIECGNSLFTDTQRRFDYLTPKGIGYLGVGVSGGEEGARHGPSIMVGGSKEQWHNAEAVLTAIAAKFNGESCCAYLGEGGAGHFVKTIHNGIEYADMQMIAEVYGVMRDGLGMSPSECAKVFKKWNEGPLNSYLIEITGHVLDYTDDKTGKPLVDLILDKAGQKGTGRWSAIAAQQMGVPATAIEGAVAARSVSSVKDERVAAEKVYGKPSAGSADVTLEDLEKALLAGKIVAYAQGFAVLQKASEENGWALPLATIAKIWRAGCIIRSRFLDQMSAAYAKGGNQNLLMVPDFVAVMQDSHTALRKVVAAGALGEFPLVCLSASLSYFDSYRQARGTANLIQGQRDFFGAHGFEMLDREGEQHGVWPSTLDN; this comes from the coding sequence ATGTCGACTGCTGATATTGGTCTGATCGGCCTTGCCGTTATGGGCTCAAATCTGGCCCTCAATATTGCTGAAAAAGGCCACACCATCGCGGTCACCAACCGCACTGCGTCAAAGATCGACGATTTCATCGCCAATGCGGGCGATCTGGCAGACCGGATTATCGGCAAGGCCGACCTGGTTGAGTTTATTCAAACGATAAAACGCCCCCGTTCCATCATCATCATGGTCAAGGCCGGACAGCCGGTTGACGACATGATCGAGCAGCTTCTGCCCCATCTCGACAAGGGCGACGCCATTATCGAATGCGGTAATTCGCTGTTCACCGACACCCAGCGCCGCTTCGATTATCTCACCCCCAAGGGTATCGGCTATCTCGGTGTCGGCGTGTCCGGCGGCGAAGAGGGGGCCCGTCACGGTCCCTCAATCATGGTCGGCGGCTCCAAGGAGCAATGGCACAATGCAGAAGCGGTGCTCACCGCGATTGCCGCCAAGTTCAACGGCGAAAGCTGCTGCGCCTATCTCGGCGAAGGCGGCGCGGGCCATTTCGTCAAAACCATCCATAACGGCATCGAATATGCCGACATGCAAATGATTGCCGAAGTCTATGGTGTCATGCGCGATGGTCTGGGCATGAGCCCGAGCGAATGCGCCAAAGTGTTCAAGAAATGGAATGAGGGGCCGCTCAATTCCTATCTGATCGAAATCACCGGCCACGTCCTCGATTACACCGACGATAAAACCGGCAAACCGCTGGTCGATCTGATTCTCGACAAGGCCGGGCAAAAAGGCACAGGCCGCTGGTCCGCCATCGCCGCCCAGCAAATGGGCGTGCCTGCAACCGCCATTGAAGGGGCAGTCGCCGCGCGTTCCGTCTCCTCGGTCAAGGATGAGCGGGTTGCAGCTGAAAAAGTCTATGGCAAGCCCTCAGCCGGCAGCGCGGATGTTACCCTCGAAGATCTCGAAAAAGCGCTTCTGGCGGGCAAGATCGTCGCCTATGCACAAGGTTTTGCGGTGTTGCAAAAGGCCTCGGAAGAAAACGGCTGGGCCCTGCCACTGGCCACAATCGCCAAGATCTGGCGTGCAGGCTGCATCATCCGTTCCCGCTTTCTTGACCAGATGTCCGCAGCCTATGCCAAGGGCGGTAATCAGAACCTGCTGATGGTGCCGGATTTTGTCGCTGTCATGCAGGATTCGCACACAGCCTTGCGCAAGGTTGTGGCTGCGGGTGCCCTGGGTGAATTTCCGCTGGTCTGCCTGTCTGCCTCTCTCAGCTATTTCGATAGCTATCGGCAGGCCCGTGGCACCGCGAACCTTATTCAGGGGCAGCGCGATTTCTTCGGTGCCCATGGTTTCGAAATGCTGGATCGCGAAGGCGAGCAGCATGGCGTATGGCCCTCAACGCTCGATAACTAG
- a CDS encoding SDR family oxidoreductase has translation MHSLSMFDLTGKRALITGSSRGIGRALAEGLAGAGAEILLNGRNTKALGNAAQDLADAGAKVTALAFDVTNPESVDEAIAHAEAEIGAIDILINNAGMQYRAPLESFPPDKFDALMRTNVNSAFYVGQAVAKNMIGRGRGKIINICSVMSRLARPSIAPYSASKGAVANLTKGMATDWARHGLNVNGIAPGYFKTELNAALVADADFSTWLEHRTPMGRWAETSELVGAAIFLGSDASSFVNGHILYVDGGISISV, from the coding sequence ATGCACAGCCTTTCCATGTTTGACCTGACGGGCAAACGCGCCCTGATTACCGGCTCCAGCCGGGGCATTGGCCGGGCGCTGGCTGAAGGGCTGGCGGGTGCCGGGGCGGAAATTCTTCTGAACGGGCGGAACACAAAGGCGCTGGGCAATGCGGCACAGGACCTGGCCGATGCGGGCGCGAAAGTGACGGCGCTGGCCTTTGATGTCACCAATCCCGAGAGCGTTGATGAAGCGATTGCCCATGCCGAGGCGGAAATCGGGGCGATCGACATTCTGATCAACAATGCCGGCATGCAATACCGGGCACCGCTTGAGAGTTTTCCGCCCGACAAGTTTGACGCGCTGATGCGCACCAATGTGAACTCCGCCTTCTATGTGGGGCAGGCTGTGGCCAAAAACATGATCGGGCGCGGGCGCGGCAAGATCATCAATATCTGTTCGGTGATGAGCCGCCTCGCCCGCCCCTCCATTGCGCCCTATAGCGCCTCCAAAGGGGCGGTGGCCAATCTGACCAAGGGCATGGCGACCGACTGGGCGCGCCACGGGCTCAACGTCAACGGCATCGCGCCGGGTTATTTCAAGACGGAACTGAATGCCGCGCTGGTGGCCGACGCGGACTTTTCCACGTGGCTGGAACACCGCACGCCGATGGGACGCTGGGCGGAAACCAGCGAACTTGTGGGCGCTGCGATTTTTCTGGGGTCGGATGCGTCGAGCTTTGTGAATGGCCACATTCTTTATGTAGATGGGGGCATTAGCATAAGCGTTTGA
- the map gene encoding type I methionyl aminopeptidase, whose translation MVTYIDAQSNARRSPGVIPLHGAAGFDGMRRAGALTAKTLDMLVDEVRPGVTTLELDRLAFEFAHDHGGKPATLFYRGFRHSICTSINHVVCHGIPSEKPLRDGDIVNIDLTLVVDGWHGDSSRMYPVGEISRKAERLIDITYESLEAGIAMARPGNTTGDIGAAIQALVEGERASVVRDFVGHGLGQLFHDEPNILHFGTPGTGVELKPGMIFTIEPMVNLGRPHVKVLSDGWTAVTRDRTLSAQCEHSLGITEDGCEIFTLSPGGLFNPLAARRK comes from the coding sequence ATGGTCACTTACATTGATGCGCAGAGCAATGCGCGGCGTTCCCCTGGTGTTATTCCGCTGCATGGCGCGGCAGGTTTTGACGGCATGCGCCGGGCGGGTGCGCTGACGGCGAAAACCCTTGATATGCTGGTGGACGAAGTGCGCCCCGGCGTGACGACGCTGGAGCTGGACCGGCTGGCATTTGAATTTGCGCATGACCATGGCGGCAAGCCGGCCACGCTGTTCTATCGCGGGTTCCGCCATTCCATCTGCACCTCGATCAATCATGTCGTTTGTCACGGCATCCCCTCGGAAAAGCCGCTGCGCGATGGCGATATTGTCAATATCGATCTGACACTTGTGGTTGATGGCTGGCATGGAGATTCAAGCCGGATGTATCCGGTGGGTGAAATTTCCCGCAAGGCTGAACGGCTGATCGATATCACCTATGAAAGCCTTGAGGCGGGTATTGCGATGGCCAGGCCGGGCAATACGACCGGCGATATCGGCGCGGCTATTCAGGCGCTTGTTGAGGGCGAACGGGCCAGCGTTGTGCGCGATTTTGTCGGCCATGGCCTTGGCCAGTTGTTTCATGACGAGCCGAATATTCTGCATTTTGGCACACCGGGCACCGGGGTTGAACTGAAGCCGGGCATGATTTTCACCATCGAGCCGATGGTCAATCTGGGCCGTCCGCATGTGAAAGTGCTATCCGATGGCTGGACCGCGGTGACCCGCGACCGCACGCTTTCGGCCCAATGCGAGCACTCGCTTGGCATTACTGAAGATGGCTGCGAGATTTTCACGCTCTCCCCGGGGGGCCTTTTCAACCCATTGGCCGCCCGCCGGAAATGA